Proteins encoded by one window of Gemmatimonadaceae bacterium:
- a CDS encoding S41 family peptidase has product MPRFRTAAVTTLLFVPIVAGGFLLQEPPARANARLFEQVMSLVANQYVDTVPVPDIYAKAAAGLVRELDDPYSQLFSPKASADFARGTGGRYGGTGMVLGEDPAGTYVAQVFPHTPAADAGVQEGDRITAVNGKSVMGVSSVDIATKLRGEVGSTVEVTYARPGVPTPIKLAFTRREVHIPAVQYATVLDHSVGYIPIQTFNENVVEEVTDAIRKLSAQGAKGFVIDLRGNGGGIVDQALQLSSLFLKDSQEIVSVRSRNVPDEISRAGTQHMLVGAPLVVMVDGGTASASEIVAGALQDHDRALVVGTTSFGKGLVQSVYGPLDGGYGLKLTTGKWYTPSGRSIHRPRKLNDAGQLVETRPDSLETDSERLARPKFRSDDGRIVYGGGGITPDVVVHDDTLTTLEQQFFRSLAPKVGAVATELDEYSRQLKDSLKTPTLELKPAWRAELLHRLDKRGVVIEPKFAAVGDSILIQQLAVRTVGKAFGDGVAKQLTLNEDPQLTRAIDLLRRSATQSQLFTAAHTQ; this is encoded by the coding sequence ATGCCGCGCTTTCGCACCGCCGCTGTCACCACGCTCCTGTTCGTCCCCATCGTCGCCGGCGGATTCCTGCTCCAGGAACCGCCGGCCCGCGCCAACGCGCGGCTGTTCGAGCAGGTGATGTCGCTCGTGGCCAACCAGTACGTGGACACCGTGCCGGTGCCCGACATCTACGCCAAGGCCGCGGCGGGACTGGTGCGGGAACTCGACGATCCCTACTCGCAGCTCTTCTCGCCCAAGGCCAGCGCCGATTTCGCGCGCGGCACCGGCGGCCGCTACGGCGGCACCGGGATGGTGCTCGGCGAGGATCCCGCCGGCACGTACGTGGCGCAGGTGTTCCCGCATACCCCGGCCGCCGACGCCGGCGTGCAGGAAGGCGATCGCATCACCGCCGTGAACGGCAAGAGCGTGATGGGCGTCTCCAGCGTCGACATCGCCACGAAGCTGCGCGGCGAAGTCGGATCCACCGTCGAGGTGACCTACGCGCGCCCGGGCGTGCCCACGCCCATCAAGCTCGCGTTCACGCGCCGCGAAGTGCACATCCCGGCCGTGCAGTACGCCACCGTGCTCGACCACAGCGTGGGCTACATCCCCATCCAGACGTTCAATGAGAACGTCGTGGAAGAGGTCACCGACGCGATCCGCAAGCTGTCGGCGCAGGGCGCCAAGGGCTTCGTCATCGATCTGCGCGGCAACGGCGGCGGCATCGTGGACCAGGCCCTGCAGCTGAGCAGCCTGTTCCTCAAGGATTCCCAGGAGATCGTGAGCGTGCGCTCGCGCAACGTGCCCGACGAGATCTCGCGGGCCGGCACGCAGCACATGCTGGTGGGCGCGCCGCTCGTGGTGATGGTCGACGGCGGCACCGCCTCGGCGTCGGAGATCGTGGCCGGCGCGCTCCAGGATCACGACCGCGCCCTCGTCGTGGGCACGACGTCGTTCGGCAAGGGCCTGGTGCAGTCCGTGTATGGCCCGCTCGACGGGGGCTACGGACTCAAGCTCACCACGGGCAAGTGGTACACCCCCAGCGGCCGCTCCATTCACCGGCCGCGCAAGCTCAACGACGCCGGCCAACTGGTGGAGACCCGGCCGGACTCGCTCGAGACCGACTCGGAGCGCCTGGCGCGTCCCAAGTTCCGTTCCGACGACGGACGCATCGTGTACGGCGGCGGCGGCATCACCCCCGACGTCGTGGTCCACGACGACACGCTCACCACGCTCGAACAGCAGTTCTTCCGGTCGCTGGCGCCCAAGGTGGGCGCCGTCGCCACCGAACTCGACGAGTATTCGCGCCAGCTCAAGGACAGCCTCAAGACGCCGACGCTGGAACTCAAGCCGGCCTGGCGCGCCGAGCTGCTGCATCGCCTGGACAAGCGGGGCGTGGTCATCGAGCCCAAGTTCGCCGCCGTCGGCGACTCGATCCTCATCCAGCAGCTCGCCGTGCGCACCGTGGGCAAGGCGTTCGGCGACGGCGTCGCCAAGCAGCTCACGCTGAACGAGGATCCCCAGCTCACCAGGGCGATCGACCTGCTCCGGCGCAGCGCCACGCAGTCGCAGCTGTTCACCGCCGCGCATACGCAGTAG
- a CDS encoding MATE family efflux transporter translates to MATAANRPPADGTSPLRTEFRALVSLALPVVVVQVGLMGMGVIDSIMVGHVSARALAAVALGNIYFFNVIVFAMGTLMALDPIVAQAVGARDDAAVARGIQRGMLLAVALSVVCAAVMAPATRVITLARQPAEIIPDAAAYVRISILGVLPFLAFVVLRQSLQAMHELAPIVLTIVGANALNAGLNWVFIYGHLGSAPLGVEGSAIATVVSRWVMFAALLALSWRTLRRYLMARHADAWKARALARMLAIGIPIGLQQVLEVGAFGAIGLFMGWFGTAQVAAHQIAIQLAALTFMVPLGVSAAAAVRVGQAIGAHDGERARRAARAAFLCGVGFMSGTALLFLTLPEALARLFTTDGAVIGIASLLIPVAGVFQVFDGIQAVAAGVLRGIGDTRAPLVAMLAGYWAIGLPVSLYLGFRTAAGPTGLWWGFVAGLSSVALFLSLRVAALFRGELTRLHVDDERAAVE, encoded by the coding sequence ATGGCAACCGCCGCAAACCGACCGCCCGCCGACGGCACGAGCCCGCTGCGCACCGAATTCCGGGCGTTGGTATCGCTGGCCCTGCCGGTGGTGGTGGTGCAGGTGGGGCTGATGGGCATGGGCGTGATCGACTCGATCATGGTCGGTCATGTGTCGGCGCGGGCGTTGGCGGCCGTGGCGCTGGGAAACATCTACTTCTTCAACGTGATCGTGTTCGCCATGGGCACGCTGATGGCGCTCGATCCGATCGTGGCCCAGGCCGTGGGCGCGCGCGACGACGCCGCGGTGGCGCGCGGCATCCAGCGGGGGATGCTGCTGGCGGTGGCGCTGAGCGTGGTCTGCGCCGCGGTCATGGCGCCGGCCACGCGGGTGATCACGCTGGCCCGCCAGCCGGCCGAGATCATACCCGACGCGGCGGCGTACGTGCGGATCTCGATCCTGGGCGTGCTGCCGTTTCTCGCCTTCGTGGTGTTGCGTCAGAGCCTGCAGGCGATGCACGAGCTGGCGCCGATCGTGCTCACGATCGTGGGGGCCAACGCGCTCAACGCGGGGCTCAACTGGGTGTTCATCTACGGGCATCTGGGGTCGGCGCCGCTGGGGGTGGAGGGGAGCGCGATCGCGACGGTCGTCAGCCGGTGGGTGATGTTCGCGGCGCTACTCGCGCTGTCGTGGCGCACCCTGCGCCGGTATCTCATGGCGCGCCACGCCGATGCCTGGAAGGCCAGGGCGCTGGCGCGGATGCTGGCCATCGGCATCCCGATCGGCCTGCAGCAGGTGCTGGAGGTGGGGGCGTTCGGAGCGATCGGGCTGTTCATGGGGTGGTTCGGCACGGCGCAGGTGGCGGCGCATCAGATCGCGATCCAGCTCGCCGCGCTGACGTTCATGGTGCCATTGGGGGTGTCGGCCGCGGCGGCGGTGCGCGTGGGGCAGGCCATCGGGGCGCACGACGGCGAGCGCGCGCGCCGGGCGGCACGGGCGGCGTTTCTGTGCGGCGTGGGATTCATGAGCGGCACCGCCCTGCTCTTCCTGACGCTGCCCGAGGCGCTGGCGCGGTTGTTCACCACGGACGGCGCGGTGATCGGGATCGCGTCGCTGCTGATCCCGGTGGCCGGCGTGTTCCAGGTGTTCGACGGCATCCAGGCCGTGGCGGCGGGGGTCCTGCGGGGCATCGGCGACACGCGGGCGCCGCTGGTGGCGATGCTCGCCGGCTACTGGGCGATCGGGCTGCCGGTGAGTCTCTACCTGGGATTCCGCACGGCGGCCGGGCCCACGGGCCTGTGGTGGGGGTTCGTGGCGGGACTGTCGTCGGTGGCGCTGTTCCTGTCGCTGCGCGTGGCGGCGTTGTTCCGCGGCGAACTCACGCGGCTGCACGTGGACGACGAGCGGGCGGCGGTGGAATAG
- a CDS encoding ATP-binding protein — protein sequence METQPRSPSVVRVVLTGSESTGKTTLAHRLAAHYGTVASREFVREYALERGNVLGFEDHGPIARGQMAAEDDAAAHATRVVFMDTDLVSTVVYCDHYFGRCPAWIADAAMERAADLYLLMDVDVPWVPDPARDRGDRRDEMHALFRDRLDALHLPYVEIRGDWDARFAAAVRAVDARLARR from the coding sequence ATGGAAACGCAGCCTCGATCGCCATCGGTTGTCCGCGTCGTCCTGACCGGGTCGGAGTCCACCGGCAAGACCACCCTCGCCCACCGGCTGGCGGCGCACTACGGCACGGTGGCGTCGCGCGAGTTCGTGCGCGAGTACGCGCTCGAGCGCGGCAACGTGCTCGGCTTCGAGGACCACGGGCCGATCGCCCGCGGACAGATGGCCGCCGAGGACGACGCGGCGGCGCATGCCACGCGCGTCGTGTTCATGGACACCGACCTCGTGAGCACCGTGGTGTACTGCGACCATTACTTCGGCCGCTGTCCCGCGTGGATCGCCGACGCGGCCATGGAGCGCGCCGCCGATCTGTATCTGCTCATGGACGTCGACGTGCCGTGGGTGCCCGATCCGGCGCGCGACCGCGGCGATCGCCGCGACGAGATGCACGCGCTGTTCCGCGATCGCCTCGACGCGCTGCATCTGCCCTACGTGGAGATCCGCGGAGACTGGGACGCGCGGTTCGCGGCCGCCGTGCGCGCCGTGGACGCGCGGCTCGCGCGCCGGTAG
- the pnuC gene encoding nicotinamide riboside transporter PnuC, translating to MSGVEWFAALAGAISVYLSARENIWSWPTAIVNVGLYILIFQRNGLYSDMGLQVVYLVLSVYGWYEWLHGGTDKTRLEVSRASGRVWLLSAVAGSLGWVAIYAVTRHLHGVSIPAVDAALTATSLVAQWMMTRKILENWILWIIADIVYVPVYIYKKLYVTSGLYAVFLVLAILGWVEWKRSLDRHRLSASS from the coding sequence GTGAGCGGCGTCGAGTGGTTCGCCGCGCTGGCCGGCGCGATCAGCGTGTACCTGAGCGCGCGAGAGAACATCTGGAGCTGGCCCACGGCAATCGTGAACGTGGGCCTCTACATCCTGATCTTCCAGCGCAACGGCCTCTACTCCGACATGGGGCTGCAGGTGGTGTATCTCGTGCTGTCGGTGTACGGCTGGTACGAGTGGCTGCATGGCGGAACCGACAAGACGCGACTCGAGGTCTCACGGGCGTCGGGCCGGGTGTGGCTCCTGTCGGCGGTGGCCGGCAGCCTCGGCTGGGTGGCGATCTACGCCGTCACGCGACATCTGCACGGCGTGTCGATCCCGGCCGTCGATGCCGCCCTCACCGCCACCAGCCTCGTCGCGCAGTGGATGATGACGCGCAAGATCCTCGAGAACTGGATTCTCTGGATCATCGCCGACATCGTCTATGTCCCGGTGTACATCTATAAGAAGCTGTACGTCACGTCGGGCCTGTACGCCGTGTTCCTGGTGCTCGCGATCCTCGGATGGGTGGAATGGAAACGCAGCCTCGATCGCCATCGGTTGTCCGCGTCGTCCTGA
- a CDS encoding L-threonylcarbamoyladenylate synthase, whose product MELLRVNPAAPDPAALARAAEVLRAGGLVAFPTETVYGLGAHALDERAVARIYAAKGRPAYNPLIAHVADADAARALVSAWPLAAELLARAFWPGPLTMVLPKREMIPDAVTAGLPSVAVRVPGHPVALALLRAAGIPVAAPSANRFTQVSPTSAEHVVASLGDAVDLVLDGGPTTVGIESTVVDLTGPVPRVLRPGMISAEQIGAVVGAVDERPVAVEAGAARSSPGLVDRHYAPRARLLPFDDGSRAAALAEAAAATARGERVGSLAFSPLPVAEPRLMPRRAAAYARRLYAELHELDDRGCALVLVERVPDAPEWAGVRDRLERAAHE is encoded by the coding sequence ATGGAACTGCTCCGCGTGAACCCCGCCGCTCCCGATCCGGCCGCGCTGGCGCGCGCCGCGGAGGTGCTGCGCGCCGGAGGGCTGGTGGCCTTCCCCACCGAGACCGTGTACGGACTCGGCGCCCACGCGTTGGACGAGCGGGCCGTGGCGCGGATCTACGCCGCCAAGGGGCGCCCGGCGTACAACCCGCTGATCGCGCACGTGGCCGACGCCGACGCCGCGCGCGCGCTCGTGTCCGCCTGGCCGCTGGCCGCCGAACTCCTGGCGCGCGCCTTCTGGCCGGGCCCGCTCACGATGGTGCTTCCCAAGCGCGAGATGATCCCGGACGCGGTGACCGCGGGCCTGCCCAGCGTAGCGGTGCGCGTGCCCGGACACCCGGTAGCGCTGGCGCTGCTGCGCGCGGCGGGGATTCCGGTGGCGGCGCCGAGCGCCAATCGCTTCACGCAGGTGTCTCCCACCTCGGCCGAGCACGTGGTGGCGTCGCTGGGCGACGCCGTGGATCTGGTGCTGGATGGCGGCCCGACCACCGTGGGCATCGAATCCACGGTCGTGGATCTCACCGGTCCCGTGCCACGCGTGTTGCGACCCGGCATGATCAGCGCGGAACAGATCGGCGCGGTGGTGGGCGCGGTGGACGAGCGTCCGGTGGCCGTGGAAGCCGGCGCGGCGCGTTCGTCGCCCGGGCTGGTGGACCGTCATTACGCGCCGCGCGCGCGACTGCTGCCGTTCGACGACGGCTCGCGGGCCGCGGCCCTGGCCGAAGCCGCCGCCGCGACGGCGCGCGGCGAGCGGGTGGGCAGCCTGGCGTTCTCGCCGCTGCCGGTGGCCGAACCGCGCCTCATGCCGCGCCGCGCGGCCGCGTATGCGCGGCGGCTGTACGCCGAGCTGCACGAGCTCGACGATCGCGGCTGCGCGCTGGTGCTCGTGGAGCGCGTGCCCGACGCGCCCGAATGGGCCGGCGTCCGCGACCGGCTGGAGCGCGCGGCCCACGAGTAA